The genomic stretch acttaGCACAGCATCATAAAAAGAATTGTAATTCCCACTCCCTCAttcacccccccaaaaacctgcAGTACTTGTGCAAGCAATTTAGATTACCATTTTAGTAATTGGTAGCATTCTTTAAAGCTATGCAGAAGACAATTCCAGGGTGTAAAACCGTGTTACAAAAAACCCTGAGACTATTTAATCGTACTTTATTTGGTATTATATAGCGAGATCTCCggaaaaataacacaagaaTTTCAAACAggtcaattttaaaaattgagataaaaaaataattattattctactaataataattatttctacTCAGTGAGTAGTAGTATTTCACTACAGTGagtagaaatttaaaaattaaaattcagatggCAGATTGATTTTTCCCTGAGTATTTTGAGTATCACTCAGTATTACCATATAAGAGCAAGAAGAGCACCGATTACTGTACAGAGAATCTGTTTGGAGGAGCTATCTTAACATTTCCACATTAAAATGCAGTATTCTGAAGCCACTGCTCAAGTATTTCTGGAGTAATGAACAGGACTATCTGTGGAATTCTGCAGGCTGGAATCTGGGGGgcttcttcagaattttttttttattattatttagatgtactataaaatatttctgtatctaACAAGTGCACTAGATTCCTTAATATGAAAATGTAAGCAGTTTTTAGAGGGAAGATTTTACAGGACGGTAAGTTTTTATTCCTAAGCCACAACTTGTGCTAAAGTGTGACCTATAGTGGTTGTCATACTACCAAGAGGTGGACCCACTGAGCCTGACCGACAGTAAAGAACAGTATTTATCTTTGGTGTTCTCAAAGCTGAGTGTTCTTGGAAAGGCGTTTTCTCAAACAGAaatggggggtgtgtgtgtgtgtgtatattctAAATTCAGTTCTTCTGTGAAGTCAAAATGAGGTACTTTTATCTCTAAGCTTGGCTGCAAGCAACCCTCAGCTTGTAATTCTaataacttaaaattttaaagcatgttaATACGTtatgtattaaataaaacagaactttctgaagacagaaaaacaaaattataacaACACCcccccatccatccatccatccacccacctgccccccccccccccccgaaaacaaacaaaaatcccaataAAGCCATTTTTGGTCAAGTAATCAGGAAAACATCCCATTCTATATAATTAGAGATAATTATGTTGTAAAACTTGAATACTTTGGTTGGAATTTTGGGAGAGGCAGGCACTCTATTGTGAAACAAACCTTAAGAGATAATGCCAAATGTTAACAAGCCTCTAATATTGCTAGCTGTGCTGTCATGGCACTGTTTAAGTTTACCTACAACTTGTAACTGAGAGAAAATTCCTGTACACCTCACTGTTGGAGAATTGCTTTGGAATTTGTTTGAAGCGCATTATTATAGACGTTAAGGACAACTAGCACCTAATCAAGGTGCATCCAAATCGGTTCTTGGGCAGGCACACTTCACGTTAGATTCCAGTTCTGACAGAAATGCTTCACAAATCCAGCGCTACCAATTAAAACTGACAGGATTTAATActagaatgaaagaaaaattgagatGAGGCCTATATAACTTTGGCCTTTCATAACCGAGCAGATAATCAGAGCAAGATGTGGCTATAATGCACTATCAGGTAATATTAACGTGGATCTGCTTTTCTCCGATTTCTGACAATGAACATTTCGTTCCAGGAAGACAAACTTCCATTTTAACATGGGATCGCTATGTCGCTTGATTAAAACCAGTAGCAGAACTATAGTAACCCGAAACGCAGCGCTGTCTTTGGATACAAATTCAACTAATTTCGGGCAAAACCCCTGAAAAGGCGACAACGTTGACAGCTTTCCCATTTCAACGTACTTTCGGTGACCTGTGCCCATCCAACCGAGCACGCCCAGGGCTGCGAGGGCAGGTTggagcctggggaaggggcttcCCGGGCAGAGGTACCGGCCGGAGCTGTCAGGCTCATTGTTCGGGGACACCGCGCTCGCTACAGACGACTGCGCGGGGGCACGGGCGATATTTTCACGGTGAAACCCCTTCGTGACAGGAAAAGGAACGTTTAACCTCTTTTATAAGAGGAAACCCCCTCCTCTCATCCCGAAAAGAAACGACGTCCCTGTGTAGCCGACGGCGCACCGAAAAGGGCCGGTCACAGCCCAGGGTACGCGGCCGAAGCGGCCGCCCCGCCACCTGCCACCCGGAACGGGCGGGTAGCAGCGGCCGGGCGTGGGGCGGGCCGCTGCCAACTGCCTCCCGGCCCGACCCCGCCGGCCGCCTCCCAGTCTGGGCCCGCAACGGGCGGGGGGCGCAGGTGCCCTCCCGCCGGCCACCGGCGGCCCTTAGCCTGTAGAGCGCGGCGGGGCGACCGCGGCCGGGCCCCGCCCTGCCTCCGCCGTCTCGCTGGGCTGTCACCGCCGCGCAGCCTCGCCCGGCGCCTGCAGCGGGGAGAGAGAAACCTCCCGGCTCCCGCGACCAGCGAAACGAGGGGAGCGGAGCTCCCCCCCACCTCACATCCCTACGTCCTCCTCCCGTCCCGGGGCTCCCCCTCGCCCCCGTCTCCCTTCCGGAGCCGGTTCGCCCGGGCTCCctgccgccccgccgcggcTGCCCgtccctcccgccgccgcccggtACCTGGTGGTGGTTGTAGGagtttctctgctgcaggaaggcggcggcggcggccgccgcctgGTGttggtgctggagctgggggctCACAGGGGATCTCCGgttctgctgttgctgctgctgctgctgaggtaaATTCAtctgcggcggcggcgggggggcggcggccgAGAAGGGGCTGCTGAAGGGCCCAGCGCAGGGGTTGTGAGGAGACACTGGCGAGAAGCTCTGGAAGAAAGCGGGGTTGATCGATGACGGGATCCCCGGGTAGAAGCTGGTCTCGGATTCCGGGCTCGGGGGCGGTATCGCGCTGatctgcccgccgccgccgccgctggaGACCGGAGGCTGCTGCGTCTGCTGCGGAGGTGGCGACGAGGTCTGCACCGACCAGGGGGTGCCGAAGCCGGGCAgcggcggaggaggaggggaagccGCCGAGGAGGAGCCGCCCCCGCTCTGGTGATGGGGGCTGGGGATCTCCgggctctgcaggctgctgaAGCCAGAGCCTAGCCCGCCGGGCAGGAGGTTCCCGGGGCTGCCCAGCAAGTGGCTGTTCGGGGGGGACTCCATGGGGGGCAGCTTGGCTCTCGCCTGCAGATGAGGAGGAGACGGAGGCGGATTCACGCTGGAGGCGGCGGCCACCCCCACATTGGGGTCCGTGGACACCGATCCCCCCTGGCAGGAAGGGGCGAGCTGCTCTGAACCCCCCTTGTCCGCGCCGCCCTTGTGCTCGGCGGGGCTGAGGGGCCGGTGGTGCGGGTAGTCCCCCGTCCGCGGTGGCTCTGGGGGGTGAGCGctgaggagctggagctgctgctgttgcctgtgctcctgctgctggtaCTTGTCAGTGGGGTGgctgaactgctgctgctgctgaggggggtggtGATGATAGTCTGGGGGGTGGTGGTTATTCAGGGGGTGGCTGCTGccgagctgggctgggctgctgagctgctgctgcttaaacTCTTTCCTCTTCTGGCTCAGCTGAGGAGGCGGCGGCTGTTGCTGCTGCGGTTGCTGCTTGTTTAAATCCTGGTGGGGGCTGAGACTGGGTTTAAAGTCAGAGGAGGGGTGGCCGGGAGGGGGGTGTCCTGATGcggggctgctgcccagcctctcgctgcctggctgctgctgtgtcacCCCCAGGAGCAGCTCATCCTGCATGTTTTGATGATGCGCAGCAGCGGCCGCCGAAGGGAACGGAGAGGGCGGCGGCGACCCACCGGACACGCTGCCGGAGGAACCGGTTACAGCGGGTgagaaggggcaggaggaggaggaggaacgaGAGGCGGCTGCCGCCgctgccagggaggggaaggaccCGGCGGAGCCAGCGCCTCCTACACCCAACGGTGGGCTGGTGCCGGAGGTCGCCGTCTGCGGGAGCCCGAGGCTGTGATCCCCCATGCAATGGAGGGGGGTCCCCTGACACCGGCTCAGCGGAGGGGTGAACTCCCCACCCCGGGAGTCTGAAGAGACAAAGATAATTAATAatcttcgggggggggggggggagggagtgtGGGGGTTTAAACACCCGCCTATCGCAAACCACTATATAAGCCGAAAAATAGCCACTCTCTAGAATAAAGCCCTCTTCCTTGCCATAATCCCCGCTGtgctggtttttaaaatataggagCCTTTCGATAATAAATAATCCTATTCCtatcagggctttttttttttttttttctttccccttctaaTCTATCGGGACCCCCGGTAGGGCGGCCCTTCCCTCCTACAGTCGCACCCACAGTAATCCGCTAGATCATCATAAATACCCCCCGGACAGGTCgcttcccctccagcagccccccTGCTCCCCGGTATCTCCTCCGTCCGACCCCCCAGCCGCTACACCGTAATGCGGGGGGAAAGTGGGGCGCTTCCGGGCTTGGCACTGGCGGGGAGGGCGGGAGGCCGGCCGGCCGCCGGTACCCCCACACCACAGGCAGCCCCGGTTTGGACAGCGGATGCCGGTCCACCCCCCAACCACCTCCCCCGCCCCCACTGCCGGCTGGCAGCCGGCTGCAACGCCCTTAAGAATGCCGGAACATTCGTCATACTTACGTCACagcccccacccccctgcccgcccggccGACCTTGGTAATGAGCCGGCGGTCCGCCCCCTCATGAATAATACATCGCATCGGGAGCCGCTCCCCCTTTGCCGTCTCTGGCGCTGCTCGGGGGGGTGGGCGCTCGCGCTGACCAACGCCCGCGCGCACGGCGCCGACGAGCCGGGTGAGCGCTACCATTTAAGCGGAGGGGAGGTGACAACCTTAAGTAACGCCCTGAAGACCTGCTGGCCTTTTGGGCGAGGAAGACACTCACTGGGCTTCGACGACGTATCTACTCTCAGGCGGGAAGTAGCCGaaataaatgattttatttcGTCTTGTGGCAGCGGGCGCGACCAGCTTTTATCTCCGCGGACAGTGCGGGGGGAGGCTGGCATGGTGGTTTCTTCCGCTGCCTGCCATCCCGTCAGGCACTCCTTCAGGGAGGCGGGGTGCTCCGCCTCCTCGCCGCTCATTTGCATTGACGCAAGGCCCCGCGCCACGGGCGGGCGGAGGGGAGTGGAGCGCGAGCGCGGCGGCACGAGACGGGTGGTTGTTGAAGCTCAGCCGGGGAAGTCCCACCCAGGGCCCCGCACCCGCCTCGCGGCGTTCCCTCAGCGGCCGCCTGGCTGGGTGCGTCCTGCCCGCCCCGTCCTTCGCCCCCCCGCGGGGCTTGCCGGCGGGTCTGGGGGCTCGTGGTCCCCTCACAGCTGCTCGGCCCTcgtggggctggaggggcaggCCGGGCGTGACAGCCGTGGCCTCCTGTTCCCTCTGAGAAGGGATGTCGGGCGGGGTCTCTGCCCGCCTCCCGCACAGTTGTGGGGCAGTAGGGAGTGTCAGAGCGCCCGGGTGAAGCTGGGTCAGTCTGTCAGCCCTTGTCTCCACCCAGACCTGTCGTCGAACCATTGCCACGCGTTCGTTGTGCTCCTGAGACCCACAAGAGCGCAGACCAAGCCTCTACTAAGGTGTGGTGGCACCTGGTGGTGCCTTGTTCTGGCAGCTGTAGATATAATGCTGTTCTAGATGTAGATATCCCTGAAAAGACTAAAATAAGTGTGCTCCCCCTGGACTCTGGGAAAGCTGTAGTTCAGCAGTGAGAGAATTAATACATGGCTATTGTATGCGAGAGTACATTGGGGAAATGTCATTCTGTGCTTGCCCTGTTGTACTCTAGGCTCCCATTAGTGGCCACTGTCAGAGACTGGATGGCTGCTTCCCATTTGGCCAACAGACCCAGTGTAACAATTCTTATTTGTTAAATCTGTATGTGTTTGTTACATACATGTAAAAtgtagggggggaaaaagttgCTTTGTCATCTGCAGTGATCTCTGATGTGATCGTGAACCTGTGACGGATGGTGTGTGTCTTTGGGTATCCATGCCATCTTGCAGGGTTaagatgaaaatacatttgcagCATAAAAGAATACTTGATACATATTTATCTTTGCTGTACTATGACTTAGTACTCCAGAATTATTAATTATATTGGCATCTGTTTCTAGTACTCTGCAGCCGTCTATCTTACAAGTGGTAGAAAACAGAGTGCAGACCAAGGCCCTACAGATGATCACATGCTGAGTAAATGTTGCTGGCCAAGTAATGGTTCCTTGCTGAATAGTGAATTGCTTCATGGCGTGGTCCTCGTAAACATTAGTTTTGTGAGCTGCAGAACTGGTAGCATCTGGCTTCCCTTTACGTTCGTGTCATACGCCTGACATGGTTGCGTGCAAGCCTGAACAGAAGCTGTCCTCTACCTGGGGCGTTCTTGGGCGTCTGGCAAGGGTGGAAGCAATGCTGCACTGTGTCTCTCCTGTAAGCAGCTGCCTATTTCTACCAAGTTAGTAGGAACTCGTTTAGTTGGGGTATTTTTGTAAGCAGTCAGCTTCTCTGTCCCTCACCTTTAAATCAAGCCCAAATTCTAGTGATTCTTCCTAAAAATAGTGATCATGAGGTCTGTGAGTAGTCTTTTTAAATTGACTGAGAGACGAGTGCTCACATCCTCCATGACAGTTTATCTCTACCATGGTAGCTACCTACCCCAATCATTCGTGTTTATTAAAACAACTTTCATGGGGTGAATCTCATCTATTTTTAACCATGTAAAAAGTAAGCAGTCGCTCTGCATTAGCTGCCTAATCTACAAACACAAGACAGGTGCTACCAAAGGATGATTCATCCTACCCTAATGCAGGTACCTTTAGAGACAGAAACCTGATCACTTTCTCTGCTGATTATGAGGAAAGCTTCTGGCTATATCTTACTGCAGAATCCAGGAGGTCTTTGGTGCTCCTTGGTCTTGCGGCATATGCTTCTTATTTCTGATACATGCAAGAACGGCT from Balearica regulorum gibbericeps isolate bBalReg1 chromosome 4, bBalReg1.pri, whole genome shotgun sequence encodes the following:
- the CPEB2 gene encoding cytoplasmic polyadenylation element-binding protein 2 isoform X1, whose amino-acid sequence is MGDHSLGLPQTATSGTSPPLGVGGAGSAGSFPSLAAAAAASRSSSSSCPFSPAVTGSSGSVSGGSPPPSPFPSAAAAAHHQNMQDELLLGVTQQQPGSERLGSSPASGHPPPGHPSSDFKPSLSPHQDLNKQQPQQQQPPPPQLSQKRKEFKQQQLSSPAQLGSSHPLNNHHPPDYHHHPPQQQQQFSHPTDKYQQQEHRQQQQLQLLSAHPPEPPRTGDYPHHRPLSPAEHKGGADKGGSEQLAPSCQGGSVSTDPNVGVAAASSVNPPPSPPHLQARAKLPPMESPPNSHLLGSPGNLLPGGLGSGFSSLQSPEIPSPHHQSGGGSSSAASPPPPPLPGFGTPWSVQTSSPPPQQTQQPPVSSGGGGGQISAIPPPSPESETSFYPGIPSSINPAFFQSFSPVSPHNPCAGPFSSPFSAAAPPPPPQMNLPQQQQQQQQNRRSPVSPQLQHQHQAAAAAAAFLQQRNSYNHHQPLLKQSPWSNQSSGWSTGNISWGGMHGRDHRRTGNMGIPGTMNQISPLKKPFSGNVIAPPKFTRSTPSLTPKSWIEDNVFRTDNNSNTLLPLQDRNRMYDSLNMHSLENSLIDIMRAEHDPLKGRLSYPHPGTDNLLMLNARSYGRRRGRSSLFPIDDGLLDDGHSDQVGVLNSPTCYSAHQNGERIERFSRKVFVGGLPPDIDEDEITASFRRFGPLVVDWPHKAESKSYFPPKGYAFLLFQEESSVQALIDACIEEDGKLYLCVSSPTIKDKPVQIRPWNLSDSDFVMDGSQPLDPRKTIFVGGVPRPLRAVELAMIMDRLYGGVCYAGIDTDPELKYPKGAGRVAFSNQQSYIAAISARFVQLQHGDIDKRVEVKPYVLDDQMCDECQGARCGGKFAPFFCANVTCLQYYCEFCWANIHSRAGREFHKPLVKEGADRPRQIHFRWN
- the CPEB2 gene encoding cytoplasmic polyadenylation element-binding protein 2 isoform X2, which produces MGDHSLGLPQTATSGTSPPLGVGGAGSAGSFPSLAAAAAASRSSSSSCPFSPAVTGSSGSVSGGSPPPSPFPSAAAAAHHQNMQDELLLGVTQQQPGSERLGSSPASGHPPPGHPSSDFKPSLSPHQDLNKQQPQQQQPPPPQLSQKRKEFKQQQLSSPAQLGSSHPLNNHHPPDYHHHPPQQQQQFSHPTDKYQQQEHRQQQQLQLLSAHPPEPPRTGDYPHHRPLSPAEHKGGADKGGSEQLAPSCQGGSVSTDPNVGVAAASSVNPPPSPPHLQARAKLPPMESPPNSHLLGSPGNLLPGGLGSGFSSLQSPEIPSPHHQSGGGSSSAASPPPPPLPGFGTPWSVQTSSPPPQQTQQPPVSSGGGGGQISAIPPPSPESETSFYPGIPSSINPAFFQSFSPVSPHNPCAGPFSSPFSAAAPPPPPQMNLPQQQQQQQQNRRSPVSPQLQHQHQAAAAAAAFLQQRNSYNHHQPLLKQSPWSNQSSGWSTGNISWGGMHGRDHRRTGNMGIPGTMNQISPLKKPFSGNVIAPPKFTRSTPSLTPKSWIEDNVFRTDNNSNTLLPLQDRNRMYDSLNMHSLENSLIDIMRAEHDPLKGRLSYPHPGTDNLLMLNGRSSLFPIDDGLLDDGHSDQVGVLNSPTCYSAHQNGERIERFSRKVFVGGLPPDIDEDEITASFRRFGPLVVDWPHKAESKSYFPPKGYAFLLFQEESSVQALIDACIEEDGKLYLCVSSPTIKDKPVQIRPWNLSDSDFVMDGSQPLDPRKTIFVGGVPRPLRAVELAMIMDRLYGGVCYAGIDTDPELKYPKGAGRVAFSNQQSYIAAISARFVQLQHGDIDKRVEVKPYVLDDQMCDECQGARCGGKFAPFFCANVTCLQYYCEFCWANIHSRAGREFHKPLVKEGADRPRQIHFRWN
- the CPEB2 gene encoding cytoplasmic polyadenylation element-binding protein 2 isoform X3 gives rise to the protein MGDHSLGLPQTATSGTSPPLGVGGAGSAGSFPSLAAAAAASRSSSSSCPFSPAVTGSSGSVSGGSPPPSPFPSAAAAAHHQNMQDELLLGVTQQQPGSERLGSSPASGHPPPGHPSSDFKPSLSPHQDLNKQQPQQQQPPPPQLSQKRKEFKQQQLSSPAQLGSSHPLNNHHPPDYHHHPPQQQQQFSHPTDKYQQQEHRQQQQLQLLSAHPPEPPRTGDYPHHRPLSPAEHKGGADKGGSEQLAPSCQGGSVSTDPNVGVAAASSVNPPPSPPHLQARAKLPPMESPPNSHLLGSPGNLLPGGLGSGFSSLQSPEIPSPHHQSGGGSSSAASPPPPPLPGFGTPWSVQTSSPPPQQTQQPPVSSGGGGGQISAIPPPSPESETSFYPGIPSSINPAFFQSFSPVSPHNPCAGPFSSPFSAAAPPPPPQMNLPQQQQQQQQNRRSPVSPQLQHQHQAAAAAAAFLQQRNSYNHHQPLLKQSPWSNQSSGWSTGNISWGGMHGRDHRRTGNMGIPGTMNQISPLKKPFSGNVIAPPKFTRSTPSLTPKSWIEDNVFRTDNNSNTLLPLQDRNRMYDSLNMHSLENSLIDIMRAEHDPLKGRLSYPHPGTDNLLMLNARSYGRRRGRSSLFPIDDGLLDDGHSDQVGVLNSPTCYSAHQNGERIERFSRKVFVGGLPPDIDEDEITASFRRFGPLVVDWPHKAESKSYFPPKGYAFLLFQEESSVQALIDACIEEDGKLYLCVSSPTIKDKPVQIRPWNLSDSDFVMDGSQPLDPRKTIFVGGVPRPLRAER